One genomic segment of Clavelina lepadiformis chromosome 3, kaClaLepa1.1, whole genome shotgun sequence includes these proteins:
- the LOC143450107 gene encoding protein aveugle-like codes for MQRSKVEHRRHHSASASHILKNFQRTESSDSMLLRGAGTSPENFHAAGGRRRPGSDSDILEAKSSGASLQHQDSLMLAYHQRPSVIAGHSANTAANVPVRQTKPVYVWTQTEVCKWLKRHIPQTQAHYADLFAHHDITGKTLLMLNDTKLMRMGVSDSGHRHNIQNEILKLQMKNYMQCFKGLQSAGMFDIQ; via the exons ATGCAGCGTTCAAAAGTAGAGCACAGGCGTCATCATAGCGCAAGTGCAAGCCAtattttgaagaattttcaGCGAACTG AGAGTTCAGATTCGATGCTTCTGCGGGGCGCTGGGACTTCCCCAGAGAATTTCCATGCAGCAGGGGGAAGAAGAAGACCAGGATCTGATTCGGATATTCTCGAAGCGAAATCATCTGGAGCTTCTCTTCAACATCAG GATTCATTAATGCTGGCTTACCACCAACGACCTTCTGTTATTGCCGGCCACAGTGCAA ACACAGCTGCTAATGTTCCAGTTCGGCAGACAAAGCCAGTCTACGTGTGGACACAAACGGAGGTTTGCAAATGGCTTAAGAGGCACATACCCCAGACCCAAGCCCATTATGCCGATCTTTTTGCTCACCATGACATAACTG gcAAAACACTGTTGATGTTAAACGACACAAAACTCATGAGAATGGGGGTATCAGACTCTGGTCATAGACATAACATACAGAATGAAATACTAAAGCTCCAAATGAAAAACTACATGCAGTGTTTTAAAGGATTGCAATCAG CTGGAATGTTTGACATTCAGTGA
- the LOC143450108 gene encoding YY1-associated factor 2-like, translated as MSDKKGAVPSRKRISKVLQEEYWDCSVCTYTNSPEAFKCSMCDVRKGTSTRKPRLSQHIVAQQEGRLVAQTPQLSPQGLSPKEEMQTTKTRSESESRVGRPRLKGIDRSTPVTMAVTVNDVTVVFTEFKTKYNPENEESRNKTKHD; from the coding sequence ATGAGTGATAAAAAGGGAGCTGTACCATCACGTAAACGAATCTCGAAAGTTCTGCAAGAAGAATATTGGGACTGCAGTGTGTGTACTTACACCAACTCGCCGGAGGCTTTTAAATGTTCCATGTGCGATGTGAGGAAGGGTACGTCAACGCGAAAGCCGAGACTAAGTCAGCACATCGTTGCACAGCAGGAAGGGAGACTAGTTGCCCAAACTCCCCAACTCTCTCCGCAGGGTTTAAGCCCAAAAGAAGAAATGCAGACGACGAAAACGAGATCAGAGTCTGAATCCAGAGTGGGACGACCAAGACTGAAAGGAATCGATCGTAGCACACCTGTCACTATGGCTGTCACTGTAAACGATGTGACAGTTGTATTTACAGAATTTAAAACCAAGTATAATCCGGAAAATGAGGAATCCAGGAATAAAACAAAGCATGATTGA
- the LOC143450594 gene encoding uncharacterized protein LOC143450594, translated as MINSQKEAWNLLKLAVDKYSQATGSEVAVATTFFPDYDESHNYLFNNDTKPKSAVYGHGHLMHRIKKGLESDASNDSAEWHSVEKKNIFGGNGSMESRVPATRQTSLTNDPTARSLSSSFRTLKLDGHPSQLHSGSSGSMCSAPRKPDSNLERDPGKVHHNQPRSGKMKKTKRKKPPKLSGDFELDDNLMFGEEEHSPSCDEDDLSDDSEESEEGMPGNLPPRRKFNVRQHYPGGYSNDQFATSLPVNILAWGGQNEGGMHFRENQGPHPPAFNTQTATNSGPKIIKAENTPQLDTMMASMQALARSVTDDTALIFGDRPRPRVKLEQRQNFN; from the exons ATGATCAACTCACAAAAAGAAGCTTGGAACTTGTTGAAACTGGCGGTGGATAAATACTCCCAAGCCACTGGATCTGAG GTCGCGGTTGCAACAACTTTCTTTCCTGACTATGATGAGAGTCACAATTATTTATTCAACAATGACACAAAACCA AAATCAGCGGTATATGGACATGGCCATCTCATGCATCGAATAAAGAAGGGTCTTGAATCTGATGCTAGCAACGATTCAGCAGAATGGCACAGCGTTGagaaaaagaatatttttggtGGCAACGGATCGATGGAATCTAGAGTTCCAGCCACCAGACAAACCTCCCTTACGAATGATCCAACGGCCAG GTCATTATCTTCAAGTTTTCGAACGTTAAAACTTGATGGTCACCCTTCCCAACTACATTCAGGATCATCCGGCTCAATGTGTAGCGCTCCTCGAAAACCTGACTCGAATCTGGAACGTGATCCTGGCAAAG TTCATCACAATCAGCCGAGAAgtggaaaaatgaaaaaaacaaaacggaAGAAGCCGCCAAAACTGTCTGGTGATTTTGAGCTTGACGATAATC TTATGTTTGGTGAGGAGGAGCACAGTCCTTCATGTGATGAAGACGACTTGTCGGACGATTCCGAAGAAAGTGAGGAAGGCATGCCTGGCAATCTTCCTCCACGACGCAAGTTCAACGTACGCCAACATTATCCCGGCGGGTACAGCAATGACCAGTTTGCAACATCTTTACCTGTTAACATCCTTGCTTGGG GCGGCCAGAACGAAGGCGGGATGCATTTCCGAGAGAACCAAGGCCCTCACCCTCCGGCTTTCAACACTCAAACAGCCACGAACAGCGGCCCGAAGATAATCAAGGCAGAAAAT ACACCTCAACTCGACACAATGATGGCTTCGATGCAGGCATTAGCCAGAAGTGTCACTGACGACACGGCCTTAATTTTCGGCGACCGCCCGCGACCAAGAGTGAAACTGGAGCaacgacaaaattttaactga